The Sulfitobacter sp. SK011 genome has a window encoding:
- the cyoE gene encoding heme o synthase produces MTDVTNTPASEYEAQLGDYFALLKPRVMQLVVFTALVGMLAAPVSVHPVIGFASILFVAIGAGASGALNMWWDADIDAVMRRTRSRPIPSGRVQPSEALALGVALSGMAVMMLGLAANLLAAGMLLFTILFYAVFYTMWLKRATPQNIVIGGAAGAFPPVIGWIIATGSFSIEAWLMFALIFMWTPPHFWALALFMRSDYDDANVPMLTVTHGRPTTRRHILIYTALLAVLAIGTAFTSIGGPIYLATAVILNAMFLLGAWRIWNRDEDDAEGDNYAVERKFFRLSLFYLFLHFGAILIEATLRPWGLGGWS; encoded by the coding sequence ATGACGGACGTCACGAACACACCAGCATCAGAATACGAGGCGCAGCTGGGCGATTATTTCGCCCTGCTCAAGCCACGTGTGATGCAACTGGTTGTTTTCACCGCGCTGGTTGGCATGTTGGCTGCACCGGTCTCTGTGCATCCGGTCATTGGCTTTGCGTCGATCTTGTTTGTGGCCATCGGGGCAGGGGCGTCTGGTGCGCTGAACATGTGGTGGGACGCCGACATCGACGCGGTCATGCGCCGGACGCGGTCCCGTCCAATTCCGTCTGGCCGCGTACAACCGAGCGAAGCGCTGGCGCTGGGCGTGGCTTTGTCGGGCATGGCGGTAATGATGCTTGGGCTTGCAGCAAACCTGCTGGCGGCAGGGATGTTGCTGTTCACGATCCTCTTTTATGCCGTTTTCTATACCATGTGGCTCAAACGTGCGACGCCGCAGAACATCGTGATTGGCGGTGCTGCTGGTGCGTTTCCCCCAGTGATTGGCTGGATCATTGCCACGGGCAGCTTTTCGATCGAAGCATGGCTGATGTTCGCGTTGATCTTTATGTGGACCCCGCCACACTTCTGGGCGCTGGCGCTGTTCATGCGGTCGGATTACGACGACGCCAACGTGCCGATGTTGACAGTGACGCATGGGCGTCCAACCACCAGGCGGCACATACTTATCTATACGGCGCTGCTGGCGGTGCTGGCGATCGGGACGGCGTTCACCTCAATCGGCGGGCCGATCTATCTGGCCACAGCGGTCATCCTGAATGCGATGTTCCTGCTTGGGGCCTGGCGCATCTGGAACCGGGATGAAGATGATGCAGAGGGTGACAATTACGCCGTCGAACGCAAATTCTTCCGGCTGTCGCTGTTTTACCTTTTCCTGCATTTCGGCGCGATCCTGATTGAGGCCACGTTGCGCCCCTGGGGTCTGGGAGGCTGGTCATGA
- a CDS encoding cytochrome C oxidase assembly protein, with translation MNIRAEHEIHSRRKGRNVGVGLMLGAFVILVMVLTFVKITQTDFTKAAGAAGAAAAAQKEANN, from the coding sequence ATGAACATTCGAGCAGAACATGAAATTCACAGCCGGCGCAAAGGCCGCAATGTCGGGGTGGGCCTGATGTTGGGTGCTTTCGTCATTCTGGTAATGGTGCTGACCTTTGTCAAAATCACTCAGACTGATTTCACCAAGGCCGCAGGTGCTGCTGGTGCCGCGGCCGCAGCGCAAAAAGAGGCCAATAACTGA
- a CDS encoding cytochrome c oxidase assembly protein encodes MALSGPQKTVMQTVSLVVLMGGLAWASVPFYDWFCRVTGFGGVPGQVETASEEILDQTIKVRFDGSINAGLAWEFKPVVREMELRIGETGLAFYEAYNPTSRPIAGQASYNVTPYTAGAFFEKIDCFCFTEQVLAPGERVQMPVSFYVDPEIVKDRDGKFVHTITLSYTFYQIDLPEGYAALEQGTTTDLN; translated from the coding sequence ATGGCGCTTTCCGGTCCTCAGAAAACCGTGATGCAGACCGTATCGCTTGTTGTGTTGATGGGCGGTCTGGCATGGGCATCGGTGCCGTTTTACGACTGGTTCTGCCGGGTTACGGGATTTGGCGGTGTGCCGGGTCAGGTGGAAACCGCATCAGAGGAAATTCTGGATCAGACTATAAAAGTCCGCTTTGATGGTTCGATCAATGCAGGTCTCGCCTGGGAATTCAAACCGGTCGTGCGTGAGATGGAATTGCGTATCGGCGAAACCGGCCTTGCCTTTTATGAAGCCTATAACCCGACCAGCCGGCCCATTGCGGGCCAGGCCAGCTATAACGTGACGCCTTACACGGCTGGCGCTTTCTTCGAAAAGATCGACTGCTTTTGTTTCACCGAACAGGTGCTGGCACCGGGCGAACGCGTCCAGATGCCGGTTAGCTTTTACGTTGATCCGGAAATTGTCAAAGACCGTGACGGGAAGTTTGTACATACCATCACACTGTCCTATACATTCTATCAAATTGACCTGCCCGAAGGCTATGCCGCCTTGGAGCAGGGAACAACAACAGACCTGAATTAA
- a CDS encoding cytochrome c oxidase subunit 3: protein MAHAKNHDYHILAPSSWPLLGGLGGFAMLVGAVLWIHGITPFLFLGGFVAVLYVMFGWWREMVIESHVGDHTGVVRIGLRYGFILFIMSEVMFFVAWFWTFFKQAMYPMNEYVGSEYVPPVFDPVNAFNLPLINTLVLLLSGCAVTWAHHALVHENNRKDLISGLAIAIVLGIAFTALQAYEYGELLLHHDWKFGEDAFFSAFFMATGFHGLHVIIGTIFLGVCLIRAMKGDFTPQQHVGFETAAWYWHFVDVVWLFLFFAVYVFGVPAQ from the coding sequence ATGGCCCATGCAAAGAACCACGATTATCATATTCTAGCCCCATCCAGCTGGCCGCTGCTTGGTGGGCTTGGCGGCTTTGCCATGCTTGTTGGTGCCGTTTTGTGGATACACGGTATCACACCCTTCCTGTTTTTGGGCGGATTTGTTGCCGTTCTTTATGTGATGTTCGGATGGTGGCGCGAAATGGTGATCGAAAGCCACGTTGGCGATCACACCGGCGTCGTGCGCATCGGCCTGCGTTATGGTTTTATCCTGTTTATCATGTCCGAAGTGATGTTCTTTGTCGCTTGGTTCTGGACCTTCTTCAAACAAGCCATGTACCCGATGAACGAATACGTAGGCTCAGAATATGTGCCGCCGGTATTCGATCCGGTGAACGCCTTTAACCTGCCGCTGATCAATACGTTGGTTCTGCTGTTGTCAGGCTGTGCCGTCACATGGGCGCACCATGCCCTTGTGCATGAAAACAACCGCAAAGACCTGATTTCAGGTCTGGCCATTGCCATCGTGCTGGGCATCGCCTTTACCGCGTTGCAGGCCTATGAATACGGCGAATTGCTGTTGCACCATGACTGGAAGTTCGGCGAAGACGCGTTCTTTTCTGCGTTCTTTATGGCCACAGGTTTTCACGGCCTTCACGTGATCATTGGTACGATCTTTCTGGGAGTGTGCCTGATCCGCGCGATGAAGGGGGATTTCACCCCGCAACAGCACGTTGGTTTTGAGACGGCAGCTTGGTACTGGCACTTTGTTGACGTCGTATGGCTGTTCCTGTTCTTTGCCGTCTATGTCTTTGGTGTGCCTGCCCAATAG
- a CDS encoding SURF1 family protein, which produces MNRALFFVVIGLGGAAILVSLGIWQMQRLAWKQGVISGINARIVAAPVALPNDPNPDADAYLPVTVTGTFDTQVLRVLVSQKDVGPGYRIISALNTPDMKVMVDRGFLPVEAGRQAFVSGPVTLTGNLQWPNETDSFTPAPDRENNIWFARDVEAMAAELGTSPILIVARDVSFQDGDITPLPVDTARIPNDHLQYAITWFSLAAIWLAMSAYFLRRRAPTPES; this is translated from the coding sequence ATGAACCGCGCGCTGTTCTTTGTTGTGATTGGTCTGGGCGGGGCTGCCATTCTGGTAAGCCTTGGCATCTGGCAAATGCAGCGACTGGCCTGGAAGCAGGGCGTTATCTCTGGCATCAACGCACGGATCGTGGCCGCTCCGGTTGCCTTGCCGAATGATCCCAACCCTGATGCGGACGCCTATCTGCCGGTGACGGTCACTGGGACTTTTGATACACAGGTGTTGCGGGTTCTTGTTTCACAAAAGGATGTAGGGCCGGGATATCGGATCATTTCGGCGCTCAACACACCTGATATGAAAGTAATGGTGGATCGCGGGTTCCTGCCTGTTGAGGCAGGCAGACAAGCCTTTGTAAGTGGCCCTGTGACCCTCACGGGCAACCTGCAATGGCCCAACGAAACCGACAGTTTCACGCCTGCGCCAGACCGGGAAAACAACATCTGGTTTGCCCGCGATGTGGAGGCGATGGCGGCTGAGCTTGGAACCAGTCCGATCCTGATCGTGGCGCGCGATGTGTCGTTCCAGGACGGTGATATCACACCGCTGCCCGTCGATACCGCCCGAATTCCGAATGACCACTTGCAATATGCAATCACGTGGTTTTCCCTCGCTGCGATCTGGCTTGCCATGTCCGCCTATTTCCTGCGCCGTCGCGCGCCAACCCCTGAAAGCTAA
- the thrC gene encoding threonine synthase codes for MRYVSTRGSAPVLTFEEAMLTGLARDGGLYVPETIPTLSKDQIAAMAGQSYEDVAYTVMRPFIGDTFTDDEFRRLISNAYAGFGHTARAPLVQLAPNHFLLELFHGPTLAFKDFAMQLIGQMFQKALGRKGARVTIVGATSGDTGSAAIEAFRGLDNVDVFILYPHGRVSDVQRRQMTTPSEPNVHALAVDGDFDDCQARLKDMFNDFEFRDGVKLAGVNSINWGRVLAQVVYYFTSAVSLGAPGREVSFTVPTGNFGDIFAGYIAKRMGLPIADLVIATNQNDILDRCLKGQGYHKGGVHPSISPSMDIQVSSNFERALFDAYDRDGNAVAQLMTELGQGGFDVSQGAMQALQDIYRSGSASEAETSATIKDMINSTGELLCPHSAVGVKVANEQRDAATPMITLATAHPAKFPDAVEAATGTRPGLPPRMADLFDRKERFTRVANDLDALKTYIKGALNA; via the coding sequence ATGCGCTATGTCTCTACCCGTGGCTCTGCCCCTGTCCTCACCTTCGAAGAGGCGATGCTGACCGGGCTTGCGCGTGATGGCGGGCTATATGTACCCGAGACGATCCCGACATTGAGCAAGGATCAGATCGCAGCAATGGCCGGGCAATCCTACGAGGACGTGGCCTATACGGTGATGCGCCCGTTTATTGGCGATACCTTTACCGACGACGAATTTCGCAGGTTGATTTCCAATGCCTATGCGGGCTTTGGCCACACCGCCCGCGCCCCATTGGTGCAACTTGCCCCCAATCATTTCCTGTTGGAGCTGTTCCACGGACCAACACTGGCGTTCAAAGATTTCGCGATGCAATTGATTGGCCAGATGTTTCAAAAGGCGCTTGGTCGCAAAGGGGCCCGTGTGACCATCGTCGGGGCCACATCCGGCGATACCGGATCCGCTGCGATAGAAGCGTTCCGGGGATTGGATAATGTCGACGTCTTTATCCTTTACCCGCATGGCCGCGTCAGCGATGTGCAGCGCCGCCAGATGACCACACCGTCAGAACCGAACGTCCATGCCCTTGCCGTGGATGGAGATTTTGATGATTGCCAGGCCCGTCTCAAGGATATGTTCAATGACTTTGAATTTCGCGACGGTGTAAAGCTCGCGGGGGTGAATTCGATCAACTGGGGCCGGGTGCTGGCTCAGGTGGTCTATTACTTTACCTCTGCCGTGTCGCTGGGTGCGCCCGGGCGCGAGGTCAGTTTCACCGTGCCAACAGGTAACTTTGGTGACATCTTTGCCGGTTATATCGCCAAGCGCATGGGCCTGCCGATTGCCGATCTGGTGATTGCCACCAACCAAAACGATATTCTGGACCGCTGCCTGAAAGGGCAGGGGTATCACAAGGGCGGCGTGCATCCGTCGATCAGTCCGTCCATGGACATTCAGGTATCGTCCAACTTTGAACGGGCATTGTTTGATGCCTATGACCGCGATGGCAATGCGGTGGCGCAGTTGATGACGGAATTGGGCCAAGGCGGATTTGACGTATCGCAAGGGGCGATGCAGGCGTTGCAGGACATCTATCGCTCTGGCAGCGCGTCCGAGGCGGAAACCTCAGCAACCATCAAAGATATGATCAATTCGACAGGCGAGCTTTTGTGTCCGCATTCTGCGGTCGGCGTGAAAGTCGCCAATGAACAACGTGATGCAGCGACCCCGATGATCACACTTGCCACGGCGCACCCCGCCAAGTTCCCTGATGCGGTCGAGGCAGCCACTGGAACAAGACCGGGCCTGCCCCCGCGCATGGCGGACCTATTTGACCGCAAAGAACGGTTCACCCGCGTGGCCAACGATTTGGACGCGCTCAAGACCTACATCAAAGGGGCACTAAACGCATGA
- a CDS encoding pitrilysin family protein produces the protein MSLNQHRLSNGFRIVTEHMPGLASASIGIWVTAGGRHETPQQNGIAHFLEHMAFKGTSKRSSLQIAEAIEDVGGYINAYTSREVTAYYVRVLENDVALGLDVIADILRDPILDPSEIEVERGVILQEIGQALDTPDDVIFDWLQEEAYPDQPMGRTILGLSERVSNFNREDLRSFIGDHYGPEQMILSAAGAVNHDEIVKLAEALFGDMTPKPMFQVDAARFQGGETRHIKPLEQAHFALGFESPGYRADDIYVAQIYASALGGGMSSRLFQEIRENRGLCYTIFASAGAYADTGMTTIYAGTSAEQLPELATITVDEMKRAASDMSPAEVARARAQMKAGLLMGLESPSNRAERLARLIQIWDRIPPLEETVAQIDAVTTGDVRDFAETMALAAPAALALYGPVEAAPTLAALQERRAA, from the coding sequence ATGAGCCTGAATCAGCACCGCCTGTCGAACGGCTTTCGCATCGTCACAGAACATATGCCGGGATTGGCTTCAGCCTCCATCGGGATATGGGTCACAGCGGGGGGACGTCACGAGACGCCGCAACAAAATGGCATCGCGCATTTCCTTGAGCATATGGCGTTCAAAGGCACCTCAAAACGCAGTTCCTTGCAAATTGCAGAGGCGATCGAGGATGTGGGTGGCTATATCAACGCCTATACAAGTCGCGAAGTGACGGCCTATTACGTGCGCGTCTTGGAAAACGACGTGGCGCTGGGGCTGGATGTGATTGCGGACATTCTGCGTGATCCCATCCTTGACCCAAGCGAAATCGAGGTTGAGCGCGGCGTGATCTTGCAGGAAATCGGTCAGGCGCTGGACACCCCCGATGACGTGATATTCGACTGGCTGCAAGAAGAGGCATACCCGGATCAGCCGATGGGCCGCACCATTCTGGGTCTGTCCGAGCGTGTTTCGAATTTCAACCGCGAAGACCTGCGGTCGTTTATCGGCGATCACTATGGCCCCGAACAAATGATCCTGTCGGCGGCGGGTGCTGTGAACCATGATGAGATCGTGAAACTGGCCGAGGCGCTGTTTGGGGACATGACGCCCAAGCCGATGTTCCAGGTGGATGCAGCCCGTTTTCAGGGCGGCGAGACGCGCCACATCAAACCGTTGGAACAGGCCCATTTTGCGCTTGGCTTTGAATCGCCCGGCTACCGCGCTGACGATATTTATGTGGCTCAGATTTACGCCTCAGCGCTTGGCGGCGGCATGTCGTCGCGGCTGTTTCAGGAAATCCGCGAAAACCGCGGGCTCTGCTATACGATCTTTGCCTCTGCCGGCGCTTATGCGGACACCGGGATGACCACAATCTACGCCGGGACCAGCGCTGAACAATTGCCGGAACTTGCGACCATCACCGTGGACGAGATGAAGCGCGCAGCATCCGATATGTCGCCCGCAGAAGTTGCGCGCGCGCGCGCTCAGATGAAAGCAGGGTTGCTGATGGGGCTGGAAAGCCCGTCAAACCGCGCTGAACGTCTGGCCCGGCTGATCCAGATTTGGGACCGTATCCCGCCATTGGAAGAAACCGTGGCTCAGATCGACGCTGTGACGACCGGGGATGTGCGTGATTTTGCTGAAACCATGGCACTCGCGGCCCCGGCAGCGCTGGCGCTTTATGGTCCAGTGGAAGCGGCACCAACGCTTGCCGCCTTACAGGAGCGGCGCGCGGCCTGA
- a CDS encoding GNAT family N-acetyltransferase yields the protein MLLMRRKIKIETERLTLRTPIHSDFRAWTALRVKSQSYLVPWEPTWADDHLTRKAFTNRVYWASRSISSGTAMPLFLIRREDQSLIGAITLDNIRRGPSQSATLGYWTGEPFARQGYMREAIDAVVHQAFSRLDLSRVEAACLPENAASRGLLEKAGFKYEGVAQSYLQIEGRWRTHVLYASLRSDRRGKTEAG from the coding sequence ATGCTGTTGATGAGGCGCAAAATCAAGATCGAAACTGAACGGCTGACACTGCGCACGCCGATCCATTCTGATTTTCGGGCCTGGACGGCATTGCGGGTCAAAAGCCAGAGCTATCTTGTTCCGTGGGAACCAACTTGGGCGGATGATCATCTGACCCGCAAGGCGTTCACCAACCGGGTCTATTGGGCATCGCGGTCGATCAGCAGTGGCACTGCGATGCCACTGTTTTTGATCCGCCGCGAGGATCAATCACTGATCGGTGCGATCACCCTCGACAACATCCGGCGCGGACCGTCACAATCGGCCACTCTGGGCTATTGGACCGGGGAACCATTTGCACGGCAAGGGTATATGCGCGAGGCGATCGACGCAGTTGTGCATCAGGCGTTCTCCCGGCTGGATCTCAGCCGGGTTGAGGCCGCCTGTTTGCCTGAAAACGCTGCTTCACGCGGATTGCTGGAAAAAGCCGGGTTCAAATACGAGGGCGTCGCGCAAAGCTATCTGCAGATTGAGGGCCGCTGGCGGACCCATGTCCTTTACGCATCGTTGCGCAGCGATCGGCGGGGTAAGACGGAGGCAGGGTAG
- a CDS encoding serine hydroxymethyltransferase, which translates to MLATRKWVPAACDARVTTIATQTAAASSAEIADRIAALAKENRDIHERACFNLNPATNVMSPRAEAILASGIGTRPSLGYPGDKYEMGLEAIEEIEVIAAELCAQVFDAQFAEIRVPSGAIANLYGFMATCKPGDTIIAPPASIGGHVTHHAAGCAGLYGLNTVPAPINADGYTLDIQRLRALAHQVKPNLITVGSSLNLFEHPVAEVREIADEVGAKVLFDAAHQCGIIAGRAWRNPLAEGAHMMTMSTYKSLGGPAGGLIVSNDAALAERLDAIAFPGMTANFDAAKSAALALTMLDWIDYGPEYAAEMIAVSQAFARELDAAGLRVFAKDQGFTTSHQFAVEAAEFGGGQAASKKLRKAGFLACGIGLPIDEVPGDMNGLRIGTPELVRWGVGVKDVPEIAALVARALRSDDPTGLADEVRSLRGRYGRLHFVG; encoded by the coding sequence ATGTTGGCGACAAGAAAATGGGTACCGGCGGCCTGCGATGCGCGGGTGACCACCATTGCAACGCAAACGGCGGCTGCCAGCAGCGCTGAGATTGCCGACCGCATTGCTGCATTGGCCAAAGAGAACCGCGATATTCATGAACGGGCGTGTTTTAACCTCAATCCTGCAACCAATGTCATGTCACCGCGCGCCGAGGCGATCTTGGCGTCTGGCATCGGCACCCGTCCGTCACTTGGATACCCCGGCGATAAATACGAAATGGGGCTGGAAGCGATCGAAGAGATCGAGGTGATCGCGGCGGAGCTTTGTGCGCAGGTATTTGATGCGCAGTTTGCCGAAATCCGGGTGCCATCGGGGGCGATTGCCAATCTCTATGGGTTTATGGCGACCTGCAAACCCGGTGACACCATCATTGCACCGCCTGCGTCAATTGGCGGCCATGTGACGCATCACGCGGCGGGATGTGCGGGGCTATACGGGCTCAACACTGTGCCCGCGCCAATCAATGCGGACGGCTACACACTCGACATTCAAAGGCTGCGTGCTTTGGCGCATCAGGTGAAACCAAACCTGATCACGGTTGGGTCTTCGCTGAACCTCTTTGAACACCCGGTGGCCGAGGTGCGTGAAATTGCAGATGAGGTGGGGGCAAAGGTGCTCTTTGACGCGGCCCATCAATGTGGGATCATCGCAGGGCGCGCGTGGCGCAACCCGCTGGCCGAAGGCGCGCACATGATGACAATGAGCACTTACAAAAGCCTTGGCGGGCCTGCAGGCGGTCTGATTGTCAGCAACGATGCCGCATTGGCCGAACGGCTTGATGCCATCGCCTTTCCCGGCATGACAGCGAACTTTGACGCGGCAAAATCGGCTGCTCTGGCGCTGACAATGCTGGACTGGATCGATTATGGCCCGGAATATGCCGCTGAAATGATCGCGGTGTCGCAGGCTTTTGCGCGGGAACTGGATGCGGCGGGACTGCGGGTTTTTGCCAAGGATCAGGGTTTTACCACATCGCACCAATTTGCGGTTGAGGCTGCGGAGTTTGGGGGCGGTCAGGCGGCGTCAAAAAAGCTGCGCAAAGCGGGATTCCTGGCCTGTGGCATCGGCCTGCCGATAGATGAGGTGCCGGGGGACATGAACGGCCTGCGCATCGGGACGCCGGAATTGGTACGTTGGGGTGTGGGCGTAAAGGATGTGCCGGAAATCGCCGCGCTGGTGGCGCGGGCGCTGCGGTCAGACGACCCGACGGGCTTGGCGGATGAGGTGCGCAGCCTGCGCGGGCGGTATGGAAGGTTGCATTTTGTGGGATGA
- a CDS encoding MBL fold metallo-hydrolase: protein MIFRFSFLLMLCLPTFALAQDRTPSHCVALANAAPGLEYVTLATLPEVTAETVYLHYIAHASFLIRSHGALNIVTDYTGFTGTLPFVPDVITMNHAHDSHWTNFVDPAIPHPLKGWGPFGEGIDHKLELDEVLIRNVSTDIRSPYGGVEPKGNSIFVFEMAGLCIGHLGHLHHEPDAGQYAALGRVDVVMAPVDGGYTLDQPTMIAILKRLKSSIVIPMHWFSEAALRDFLRGMADEFSIVEVGGPSLTVAMDKLPSRPTIMVLRPAYIDVAR, encoded by the coding sequence ATGATTTTCCGTTTTTCTTTTTTGCTGATGCTCTGTTTGCCAACATTTGCTCTGGCACAGGACCGAACGCCAAGTCACTGTGTGGCTTTGGCCAATGCGGCACCCGGCTTGGAATATGTCACCCTTGCAACATTGCCTGAGGTGACGGCTGAAACGGTATATCTCCATTATATCGCCCATGCGTCGTTTTTGATCCGCAGCCACGGTGCCCTTAACATTGTCACAGACTACACAGGATTTACCGGAACGCTGCCGTTTGTCCCGGATGTGATCACCATGAACCATGCCCATGACAGCCATTGGACCAACTTTGTGGATCCCGCCATTCCCCATCCGCTGAAAGGGTGGGGGCCATTCGGGGAAGGCATTGATCACAAGCTGGAATTGGACGAGGTGCTGATCCGCAATGTCTCGACCGACATCCGGTCGCCTTATGGCGGAGTCGAACCGAAAGGAAATTCGATATTTGTGTTTGAAATGGCGGGCCTGTGCATCGGCCATCTAGGCCATTTGCATCATGAACCAGATGCGGGGCAATACGCCGCTTTGGGGCGGGTGGACGTTGTGATGGCCCCGGTGGATGGCGGTTATACTCTTGATCAGCCAACAATGATTGCAATTCTCAAACGGTTGAAGTCGTCAATTGTCATTCCCATGCATTGGTTTTCCGAAGCCGCGCTGCGGGATTTCCTGCGCGGCATGGCGGATGAATTTTCAATCGTTGAGGTGGGCGGCCCATCGTTAACTGTGGCGATGGACAAGCTGCCGTCACGGCCCACCATCATGGTGCTGCGCCCGGCCTATATCGACGTTGCGCGATAG
- a CDS encoding FAD-binding oxidoreductase — MTLNPADTAFETRLRTDLPDAVFRPADDRYLEEPRGRYAGQAALLALPRTVQEVAILIRHANAARVGVVPYGGGTGLVGGQVAPDGPAPMILSLERLNKVRAIYPDENVLVAEAGVILADVQSAAKDVDRLFPLSLAAEGSARIGGNLATNAGGTGVLRYGNARDLCLGLEAVLPDGQIWKGLTRLRKNNTGYDLRHLLIGAEGTLGVITAAALKLFAQPARSGTALLAVQGPAAALELLSMARVQLGEMVSAFELIHRQGFDFLAEVLPDVRHPFATTPEWSVLIELGLSGGIDPAGALETLSATAMEAGLVTDGLIAQNQQQSDDFWRIREMIPEANRLIGSVSSHDISVPLGAIPDFIAQAGRKIAALGDFRINCFGHVGDGNLHYNVFPVPGKTRADHEHLRDGIKQMVHDLVHEMGGSISAEHGIGRLKVGDLERYGDPAKLSAMRAIKAALDPNGIMNPGAVLREIGYHEMER, encoded by the coding sequence ATGACATTGAATCCTGCTGACACCGCATTTGAGACCCGCCTGCGTACTGATTTGCCGGACGCTGTGTTTCGCCCCGCCGATGACCGCTATCTCGAAGAACCGCGCGGCCGTTATGCCGGGCAGGCGGCGCTTTTGGCGCTGCCGCGCACTGTGCAAGAGGTTGCGATCCTGATCCGTCACGCCAATGCAGCGCGTGTTGGCGTCGTGCCCTATGGCGGCGGTACAGGTCTGGTCGGGGGACAGGTCGCGCCCGATGGGCCCGCGCCGATGATCCTGTCACTTGAACGGTTGAACAAGGTGCGCGCGATCTACCCGGATGAGAATGTACTGGTGGCTGAGGCCGGGGTGATTCTGGCCGATGTACAATCCGCCGCGAAGGATGTGGACCGCTTGTTCCCTCTGTCACTCGCCGCCGAAGGCTCGGCGCGGATCGGTGGCAATCTGGCCACCAACGCAGGCGGCACCGGCGTGCTGCGCTATGGCAATGCCCGCGATCTGTGTCTGGGGCTTGAGGCGGTTCTGCCCGATGGCCAAATCTGGAAGGGGTTGACGCGCTTGCGGAAAAACAACACCGGCTATGACCTGCGGCACTTGTTGATCGGTGCCGAGGGGACATTGGGCGTGATCACCGCGGCCGCACTGAAACTCTTTGCGCAGCCCGCGCGGTCAGGCACCGCTCTGTTGGCCGTCCAAGGCCCTGCTGCCGCCCTTGAACTGCTGTCGATGGCGCGGGTGCAACTGGGTGAAATGGTCAGCGCGTTTGAGCTGATACATCGCCAAGGCTTTGATTTTCTGGCTGAAGTTTTGCCTGACGTGCGACACCCATTTGCGACAACGCCAGAATGGTCGGTGTTGATTGAGCTGGGCCTGAGCGGCGGTATCGACCCTGCCGGGGCGCTCGAAACGCTGTCTGCGACCGCAATGGAGGCGGGCCTTGTCACGGACGGTCTGATCGCCCAGAACCAGCAGCAATCGGATGATTTCTGGCGCATCCGCGAAATGATCCCGGAGGCAAACCGTCTCATTGGATCGGTATCGAGCCATGACATTTCGGTACCCTTGGGCGCGATCCCTGACTTCATCGCCCAAGCGGGGCGCAAGATTGCCGCACTGGGCGATTTCCGCATCAACTGCTTTGGCCATGTGGGCGACGGCAACCTGCACTATAATGTCTTTCCGGTGCCCGGAAAAACCCGCGCTGATCACGAACACCTGCGCGATGGTATCAAACAGATGGTACATGATCTGGTGCATGAAATGGGCGGGTCAATCAGTGCCGAACACGGGATCGGCAGGCTCAAGGTTGGTGATCTGGAGCGCTATGGCGATCCTGCGAAACTGTCCGCGATGCGGGCGATAAAGGCAGCACTTGATCCGAACGGCATTATGAATCCGGGGGCGGTGCTGCGAGAAATTGGGTATCATGAGATGGAGCGCTGA
- a CDS encoding VOC family protein: MNERPLCGTERTFGATYDIDCTKDFEKRDFMPTMLLHHVSYPVRDVEVSASFYESLFDLERLERPPFPIPGVWLACHDRQIHLVLNEAGTYRTKSSPDLADVHFAFCTDDFENMVQRLEAAGFREDLPENDRKRVMILREGLAGFPQLYMLDPDLNTIEVNAAPMPGVH; encoded by the coding sequence TTGAACGAAAGACCGCTTTGCGGGACGGAGCGGACATTTGGTGCAACATATGATATTGATTGTACAAAAGACTTTGAGAAGAGAGATTTCATGCCCACAATGCTGCTTCATCACGTCTCGTATCCCGTGAGGGACGTTGAGGTGTCGGCTTCTTTTTACGAAAGTCTTTTCGACCTAGAACGTCTTGAACGCCCACCATTTCCGATACCGGGTGTTTGGTTGGCGTGTCATGATCGCCAAATCCATCTAGTGCTGAACGAAGCTGGAACCTATCGTACCAAATCGTCTCCTGACCTTGCCGATGTTCACTTTGCATTCTGTACCGATGACTTTGAAAATATGGTCCAACGATTGGAGGCGGCTGGATTTAGGGAGGACCTGCCGGAGAATGACAGGAAAAGAGTAATGATCCTGCGTGAAGGCCTCGCCGGTTTCCCTCAACTCTATATGCTTGATCCCGATCTAAACACGATCGAAGTAAACGCTGCTCCAATGCCGGGTGTACACTGA